DNA from Onychomys torridus chromosome 1, mOncTor1.1, whole genome shotgun sequence:
tcgttttgtgtgtgtgtttttttaagaATCGCAAAGGATGCTGAAAGCTGTATTGAACAGTGCAAGCTCAACCAGGACAAGGTCATGAGGCCGAAACCCATTATTGCTGGGTCTTGTCGCACCCTCCAGCGCTGTGATGACTGTAGCATCTATGCAGATGTTGGCACCCTGCCACCTTGCTTTTGTGGCACAAATGAGGGACTCTGACATGGCAGTGGTGGACACAAAAATCTTCACGATCAGTACTTCTTTCTTAGtagactattttatttttcaaatcaatTTCTATAatgtttatattcttatttaCTCTCTACTATGGTATTTATGTACTTTGTATAAGCacacaataatcaaaataatcctgtaccttcacttggtggtggtgatggttatGAACATCCTTCATTCTTTTTCACTCATTTTGAGACTTGAGCCTATAATATTACTATGTTGCAATGTAAACAGGAGAAGTAGAATGGAAGATTCAAAAGGGTCATGTAAACAATTTCAAAGGTGGGATACCATTCTGCTAAATAAAtgcctaaaataatttttttaagtattttaaaattaggtttaAGACTGAAACTTCCTGTgcccaaagagaaaaatgaggccTCTGAGTGAGATGGCTTTTCCAGTGCTAAATTTTGCTTGAATTTTGTTACGTGGtattccttgttctttttcttatttccatttttttcaaacTCTATTGTACTTAAATTTTACTTTCCTAActgaaaataggtttttttttttttcttacagcatattctgatcatggttccaaataccccaactcctcccagatcctccccacccaaGTCCACATCCTTTCTCACTCTCcttcactagaaaacaaacaggcatgtaaagaaaaaataataaaataaggacaaataaaattgaataggacaaaacaaataaatgaacagaaaaagagCCAAGGAAAATGCACAAGAAACACGTATAAACATACACATTGGCACATACAGAAATCcctataaaacagaaaattgggaaccataATGTATAAGAACTGTAGggtaagaaaatgagaaaaaaatcccagaaaagtcattatgagacaaaaacaaaccaacaaaccccaCAAATATCATTGAGTTTGTTTCGTGTTGATCATCTACTCTTGGGCATGGGGCCTGGCCTTAAGAGTGGCCTGCAGACACGGTgagactccattagagaaaacttgCAAGCAGTTATCAATTGGAAACAGCTTCCGGGTTAGGGATATGGGCTTGTTTCCACTTtgctctcagtgctgggaccccaaaCCTGTgtagccctgtgcatgctgcctgtctctgtgagttcatgtgtgtgtccatTCTGCTGTGCTTAGAAGGCcgtgtttccttggtgtcctctggctcttacagtatgTCTGCCCCCTCTTGTGCAGGTTTCCCTGAGCTACATGTGAAGGGGGGGATttatagagacatcccatttaggacctcttcctctctgtgcatgtctagctgtgggtctctatagCTCTTTGTTaaacttccttttatttatgtgtatacatatgtgcctGATTGTCTATATGTACAACATCTCTACGAAGTGCCCAT
Protein-coding regions in this window:
- the Fam24a gene encoding protein FAM24A, with protein sequence MFDLRTKVMMGLASGMLISAIMLISVVFCLYMKIAKALKIAKDAESCIEQCKLNQDKVMRPKPIIAGSCRTLQRCDDCSIYADVGTLPPCFCGTNEGL